From Saccharomycodes ludwigii strain NBRC 1722 chromosome IV, whole genome shotgun sequence, one genomic window encodes:
- the MIC19 gene encoding Mic19p (similar to Saccharomyces cerevisiae YFR011C | MIC19 | MItochondrial contact site and Cristae organizing system): protein MGAQASKQQQQNDNKTLLFESTVPVNFSDAVLAQLESSTDSSYTKKQTAEKYIQERISKELNVLETETLEKFENKLNTSLLQSTPEEEELDKNGKLLTSQHLNKKVTELNEHLNNLIQQRSSKFEKNEDLKKIKANLSQCLKDNQGKPLNCYDEIQNFKKIVNDVTAM, encoded by the coding sequence ATGGGCGCCCAAGCTTctaaacaacaacagcaaaacgataataaaactttacTATTTGAATCAACAGTTCCAGTGAATTTCAGTGATGCAGTCTTAGCCCAACTGGAATCAAGTACAGATAGTTCctatacaaaaaaacaaactgctgaaaaatatattcaagAACGTATTTCTAAAGAACTAAACGTCTTAGAAACAGAAACCttggaaaaatttgaaaataaattgaatacTTCCTTATTACAAAGTACGcctgaagaagaagaattggataaaaatggaaaattgTTGACTTCTCAACatctaaacaaaaaagtaaCGGAGTTAAATGAGCATCTAAATAACTTAATTCAGCAACGCAGTTCTAAGTTTGAAAAGAATGaggatttgaaaaaaatcaagGCCAACTTAAGTCAATGTTTGAAAGATAATCAAGGTAAGCCATTAAATTGCTATGAtgaaattcaaaatttcaAGAAAATTGTTAACGACGTCACTGCTATGTAA